Proteins found in one Plasmodium gaboni strain SY75 chromosome 13, whole genome shotgun sequence genomic segment:
- a CDS encoding hypothetical protein (conserved Plasmodium protein, unknown function), producing MLFSLFMKIFKRHNCKRFDIFVTYNHYFIIKKWISYTSYNKIHEKGLNNYLSELYKSIENCNTGNSLFKLTHKTLTYQIHDLYVWRLIEKKFYDLQHDLTPKELSCIINYFKQIKINDSKIYDNSIDIILSTIDKYSIHDLSIICLSYTYFNKVNTIFMNKIADQIIKLYEQEKDNINNLTKKELKNTFISYVHIIGSYAKINHKNIEIFKIASLYIIAAFNADIKISSKMMIKTLTSYSNVKIKHTKILDLIAKQVPIMKITDDELRMMKNNFDQLKYSNETFNQYIQYRLF from the exons atgCTTTTCTCTCtttttatgaaaatttttaaGAGGCATAATTGTAAAAGGTTTGACATATTTGTAACTTATAATCATTActttataattaaaaaatggaTTAGTTACAcatcatataataaaatacatGAGAAAGGATTGAATAATTATCTTTCCGAATTGTATAAATCTATAGAAAATTGTAATACTGGAAATTCATTATTCAAATTAACACATAAAACATTAACTTATCAAATACATGATTTATATGTATGGAGattaatagaaaaaaaattttatgatTTACAACATGATTTAACCCCTAAAGAATTATCatgtataataaattattttaaacaaataaaaattaatgatagcaaaatatatgataacAGTATTGATATAATACTTTCTACAATTGATAAATATTCTATTCATGATTTATCTATTATATGTTTGTCATATACCTATTTTAATAAAGTCAATACAATTTTTATGAACAAAATTGCAGACcaaattattaaattgtATGAACAAGAAAaggataatataaacaatcttacaaaaaaagaattaaaaaatacttttatatcttatgttcatataataGGATCCTATgcaaaaataaatcataaaaatatagaaatatttaaaatagcatctttatatataatcgCGGCATTTAATGcagatataaaaatttcatctaaaatgatgataaaaacTTTAACATCGTATAGCAA TGTAAAAATTAAGCACACAAAAATACTCGATTTAATTGCAAAACAAGTACCCATAATGAAAATTACGGATGACGAATTAAGG atgatgaaaaataattttgatcaattaaaatattctaATGAAACGTTTAATCAATATATACAATACAGACTCTTTTAA
- a CDS encoding putative mitochondrial ribosomal protein S35 precursor gives MYTVKNVNIVKTQLWNFQWIKYCEIKINKIDNSSYYNKQNIFSFHTFSRYNINNEIYKDMDVKNKYYMFNQIRNKKNRKKRERVTLNEEQKNTKLKLPIIRLEDRTTVCETPSVISKNIKKEILKVCVGKDRTRRHFKFRNKYRIRKLLSLTHDKENIKQKNPSAFITPLTKLQHESTLPRTLDHDRFTFPHTFQYSIIWHGSSIVDNEENNICYFTANIKDLSLSSKEKKKFIQVLGDERVDLKSQLVCLESNFFNTYNHNAAYLGDALQLLMNKIKTL, from the coding sequence atgtatacTGTGAAAAATGTTAACATTGTTAAAACTCAGCTTTGGAATTTTCAATGGATAAAATATTGtgaaattaaaataaataaaattgataattctagttattataataaacagaatattttttctttccATACATTTAGcagatataatattaataatgaaatatataaagatatgGATGTAAAAAACAAgtattatatgtttaatcaaattagaaataaaaagaatagGAAAAAAAGAGAAAGGGTTACTTTAAAtgaagaacaaaaaaatacaaaattaaaattacCAATTATAAGATTAGAAGATAGAACTACAGTATGTGAAACACCAAGTGTTATtagtaaaaatattaaaaaagagATTTTGAAAGTTTGTGTGGGAAAAGATAGAACAAGAAGACATTTTAAATttagaaataaatatcGTATTCGAAAATTATTAAGTCTTACACatgataaagaaaatataaaacaaaaaaatcCAAGTGCATTTATAACACCATTAACCAAATTACAACATGAATCAACATTACCACGTACATTAGATCATGATAGATTTACATTTCCACACACCTTTCAATATTCAATAATTTGGCATGGCTCTTCAATTGTtgataatgaagaaaataatatatgttattttacagctaatataaaagatttATCCTTATCATCAAAAgagaaaaagaaatttatTCAAGTCTTAGGTGATGAGAGAGTAGATTTAAAAAGCCAATTAGTTTGTTTAGAGagtaatttttttaatacatataatcATAATGCTGCATATTTGGGTGACGCCCTACAGCTTCTAATgaacaaaattaaaacattgtaa